The genomic region AAGGAAATTGAGCGTTTAAAATTCTAACCAATCGGTTATAGAAAGATTGATTTGAAGATCTGATTATGAAGAACTATTTCAGAACGTGGGGAATTTTGTTATTTTGAGTTAAGAAAATGGGTTTCTTCTTAGTGTAAATGCTTCTAAgtatgaataaattatgtatttatattataaaagagAGGCTGTAACTGAAAAGTTACTGTTTGTGAATTAAGTAAGTACTGAGATGTGTATTGTGTTCATATTGTCAGATGTCCTACTCTAGGAGGTCAAGCTATTCTCCATCTCCTTCCCCATACAAGAGGTACAGGAGGTCTGTCTCGAGATCTTTGTCAAGGTCAAGGAGTCGCTCAAGGTATTGTTTAGTGATCTTGTTCTGCTTTGCTACTGCTTATTGGTTTTATTTTTTGTCTCAATTATTTTATACCTAATTTTCCCATTTGTTTTTTTATTGGTAGGAGTGTTGAAAATCCTGGGAACAATTTGTATGTGACAGGCTTGTCACATCGGATCACCAAGAGAGAGCTGGAGAAGCATTTTTCCAGTGAGGGAAAGGTATGGTTGAGTATAACTTTGCACGTCTATTGTTATGTTTGAATTTGAGTATAAAATTTCTGTATGGTTAAGCAATATCTGTATGTGCTTTCAAAGTTCTTACAATGGGGAACTTAATGTATAGGTGGTTGATGTTCATCTTGTGGTTGATCCGTGGACAAGGGAATCTCGTGGCTTTGGATTCGTTACAATGTCGACTATAGAAGAAGCTGAACGTTGCATTAAGTATTTGAACCGCTCTGTTCTTGAAGGACGTGTCATTACAGTGGAGAAGGTAAAAGATCCATAATTCGGTTTATCTTGATCAGTAGCTGCTATGATTGTAGTAATTGATCCTTGCTTAATTCGTATAAGAATTATGGACGGGCAGTTATTATAGTTTGAAAGTTGTTTGCTTCTTTCCACTTGAAGCTTTTGTGGCAGCAGGTTAGCTGTGTGTTGCAGCTCTTCACCAAACTCCAAAAGTCTTACATCTAAACAAACAATTCAAACACAACAACAACAATCAGACTGTTAGGGTTGTATGCCCTGAATTTCTCTCTTTATTTAACTGTTATGTCTTTTGCTGTTTCAGTTATTCTGCATGTTGATTCAAATTTATAAAATCTTTTCCGAGAAAAAGTGAAAAACAGCTATACTCTCATCTATCATATATTATTTGTGAACTTCTTTTAATTTCACTTTCTCATGCTTTGAGTTTGTGTTTACTGCAGGCCAAGAGGCGGAGGGGGAGAACTCCTACTCCAGGAAGATATTTGGGGTTGAGAACTTCTCGTGGTATGTTTTGTAGTTGATGAGCATTCTTGTTATCAGGATTATTTGAAATTTTTGAGTATGCTtgattatgtttttaattttctcATCGGCATCCAGCTCGTCATCGATCTCGAAGCAACTCACCTCGTCGATCTCCAAGTTATTCTTCTTATTCAAGAAGTCAGAGTCGGTCTCCTCGTTATTCATCTGGCAAGGGTAGGAGTAGATCTTACTCCCCTCGGCACAGGTCGTACTCCCGTTCTCCCTCCCCTTACAGCGGATTGTCAGAAGACTGCTACTATAGAAGATGGGACCGTTCCTACTCTCCTGATGATCGATATTACAGAAGGCGTGATAGATCTTACACTCCCAAGGACTGTTACTACCGCAGGTGGAACCGTTCCTACTCACCTGATGATGGATACTATAGAAGGCTGGACCGTTCTTATACACCTGATGAACGATACTATAGAAGGCGGGATCGTTCCTACTCACCTGACGATCGATACTACAGAAGGCGGGACTGTTCCTACTCACCTGATGATCGATACTATAGAAGAAATGACCGGTCCTATGATTCAGCTGACTGTAGAAGTTATCGTTACCGCTCTGCTTCTGGAAGTCCTACACCATCTCGGTCAAGGAAAAGTTCTAGGAGGAGCTACTCACGTAGTTTGAGCCCCAAGCAAAGGAGCAGCTCACGACGGAGTTACTCGCGCAGTGCATCACCTGTAGAGAGGAGGTCAAGGGGGAGCATTACACCACGTAAGAAAACTACCCCTCACAGCCACTCTAGAAGTAGAAGTGCAAGCCCGTCATCCAGATCGTTTTCAAGATCAGCGACGCCCAGGTCTGATTCTTCATCGTGAAGGGTAGTGCTTTAGTTGATGTATATTTTGATGAATGATGTTGTCCTTGTAGTTTCAATAAAACCTTATAAATAATTGGTTTGTGAACTTAAGTAGTGGTTTAATTAAATATGACTACAAATTTGCTCGACTTTGTTAACTGTCGCTCATTTTTGAGTTGCCTGTTTGGACTTTGGATGTGGGAATTTAACTTTTTTTGATTTGAtgaaatgtatgattacttaattcaaataattttaaacattattagcatacaaatttattttttctaTGAATTTTTGAAGTTTACgaataaattagtaaaataatatttcctgcaaaatatatttatttattgaaaaagGAAATGTAGCTATGAGGTAGTATTGAGTAGAAgtcaattatataaaaattattatgtgtataaattttaaataataagcaCATGCTAAGTTGACTAGAAATTTTGGTTTTATTCGAATTTAGAGGAAAGAAGCAAAGAAATCAAAGTTCCTTCTTGATTTAACGGgagaaattgaaaaagtaaaAGATGAAATTGTTTTAAACTAAACATTTTACTTGAAAGTTAAGATTTTTAACtatgattaaatttaattactttaatattaaattaatataatatttatcaagataaatattaaattaaattaaatattaaaatattaaaataataatatttttaaaatagttaatttgaaatcaaattcttTGGTAGAGTCCAAGTAAGAGTAACTCTTTCATTACTCAATCACTAATAATCAATCGCTGTCGGCCACTGAGATGTTGTCGTTGCTGCCACCAGTACCGTTGTGTCTAGTGGTGCATGTGTGACACCCTTACGGTATCTTGAGCCGATTCGATCTAGGTCAATGACGACCTGACCGTTTCGGTCTAGCCACCGGTTGGACCATCAGCTCGGTTTCACAAATCGAGTtcaatttaaccaattttttGGGTCTTGGTTCGATTTTGGGCTCCTGAGCCCTATTTACGATTTCAAGTCTAATTTTTAAGTTCAATTACCAATTAGGCCAatgtttgacttgaaaattaacttctaaaaatatcatattaattttaattgatttgattaattcaattttacttaatcaaaattaatttttctaaaataaattttcaagaaaattctttaattaaattctctagttgaacaattcttacaaccacctaatttaattccacatcgaataaatcgactcaaattaaattatttccaaaaacgtagaattttcttctgattcaaatgtagtctgatcgagcttttgttgagctagtggagggaccaatcagacataCAATTAGGCactagtgattgcaattatgtccaaaagTATCATTTCAATAATTCGCAATTATTTAATCATGGATTCAGTCCACAAGaaataccatgattgaaaactccttattttaTACTCTTCACGGAAGTAATTCATCCAATTGCTTTGAACAACGACCTCATCatatgtgttaccctcatatgatatctttgattcttttgagttaaatccgttcactcaatacaatcctattttatctcattgtcaccattgtgtattcttaatgattaatatgatcactgtcaacaaatgactatgataaattgcTTGTTCGAGAATTAGCAACCAGTGAccatgttccatatttatcaatctgcAAAATGCCA from Gossypium arboreum isolate Shixiya-1 chromosome 1, ASM2569848v2, whole genome shotgun sequence harbors:
- the LOC108483585 gene encoding serine/arginine-rich splicing factor SR45a — protein: MSYSRRSSYSPSPSPYKRYRRSVSRSLSRSRSRSRSVENPGNNLYVTGLSHRITKRELEKHFSSEGKVVDVHLVVDPWTRESRGFGFVTMSTIEEAERCIKYLNRSVLEGRVITVEKAKRRRGRTPTPGRYLGLRTSRARHRSRSNSPRRSPSYSSYSRSQSRSPRYSSGKGRSRSYSPRHRSYSRSPSPYSGLSEDCYYRRWDRSYSPDDRYYRRRDRSYTPKDCYYRRWNRSYSPDDGYYRRLDRSYTPDERYYRRRDRSYSPDDRYYRRRDCSYSPDDRYYRRNDRSYDSADCRSYRYRSASGSPTPSRSRKSSRRSYSRSLSPKQRSSSRRSYSRSASPVERRSRGSITPRKKTTPHSHSRSRSASPSSRSFSRSATPRSDSSS